The Flavobacterium sp. HJ-32-4 genome contains a region encoding:
- the cysS gene encoding cysteine--tRNA ligase, translating to MLYKDHPLKIYNSLSGEKEVFTPIHEGHIGMYVCGPTVYSNVHLGNVRTFMSFDMIYRYLRHLGYKVRYVRNITDVGHMVDDGDEGEDKIAKKARLEQVEPMEIVQRYTVDFHEILHQFNFLPPSIEPTATGHIIEQIGIVQQILDKGYAYVSNGSVYFDVVKFNNDFEYGVLSRRNLEDMLENTRDLDGQTDKRNAQDFALWKRAEPEHIMRWPSPWSDGFPGWHLECTAMSTKYLGQRFDIHGGGMDLKFPHHECEIAQNEASTGHAPVNYWMHANMLTLNGKKMAKSTGNNILPGEILSGDNPFLSKPFSAAVTRFFMMQAHYRSILDFSDDAILAAEKGYNRLMEAMDALPELTSGPTSTLDVAGWERSCYEAMDDDFNTPILISHLFEGVRFVNLLKDGSATLTEADLIRFRTLMETFLYDVLGIRNKSEATDTHTEKLDGTIQLLIDMRNKARADRDWALSDQIRDQLAALGIQLKDGKEGTTFTY from the coding sequence ATGCTGTATAAGGACCATCCTCTTAAGATCTACAATTCGCTTTCGGGCGAGAAAGAAGTGTTCACCCCCATTCACGAGGGCCATATTGGCATGTATGTCTGTGGGCCAACGGTTTACAGTAACGTACACCTTGGTAATGTGCGTACGTTTATGTCGTTTGACATGATCTACCGCTACCTGCGGCACCTCGGTTATAAAGTGCGCTATGTGCGGAATATTACGGACGTGGGCCACATGGTGGATGACGGGGATGAAGGCGAAGACAAAATTGCAAAAAAAGCCCGGTTGGAGCAGGTGGAACCGATGGAGATCGTGCAGCGGTATACCGTCGATTTTCATGAGATCCTGCACCAGTTCAATTTCCTTCCGCCCAGTATCGAGCCGACGGCTACCGGACACATCATCGAGCAAATCGGCATCGTGCAGCAAATTCTGGACAAAGGATATGCGTATGTGTCGAACGGATCGGTGTATTTCGATGTGGTGAAGTTCAACAATGACTTTGAATACGGCGTATTGAGCCGGCGGAACCTAGAGGACATGCTGGAAAATACCCGCGACCTTGACGGGCAGACCGACAAGCGCAATGCACAGGATTTTGCGTTGTGGAAACGGGCCGAACCCGAGCACATCATGCGCTGGCCGTCTCCGTGGAGCGACGGTTTCCCGGGCTGGCACCTCGAATGTACGGCAATGAGCACCAAATACCTGGGGCAGCGGTTTGACATACACGGTGGCGGGATGGACCTGAAATTTCCGCACCATGAATGCGAAATTGCACAGAACGAAGCGTCGACGGGGCATGCGCCGGTGAATTACTGGATGCACGCCAACATGCTGACGCTGAACGGGAAGAAAATGGCGAAGAGTACGGGTAACAACATCCTGCCGGGCGAGATCCTGAGCGGTGACAACCCTTTCCTGAGCAAGCCGTTTTCGGCCGCGGTGACCCGTTTTTTCATGATGCAGGCACATTACCGCAGTATCCTCGATTTTTCGGACGATGCGATCCTGGCTGCCGAGAAAGGCTATAACCGCCTGATGGAGGCCATGGATGCGCTGCCGGAACTGACGTCGGGCCCTACCTCTACCCTTGACGTTGCCGGATGGGAACGTTCGTGTTATGAGGCGATGGATGACGACTTCAACACGCCTATCCTGATCTCGCATCTTTTCGAGGGCGTTCGGTTTGTGAACCTGCTGAAAGACGGAAGCGCGACGCTGACGGAAGCCGACCTTATCCGTTTCCGCACGCTTATGGAGACGTTTCTCTACGACGTGTTGGGCATTCGTAACAAATCGGAAGCCACCGATACCCATACGGAAAAGCTCGATGGCACCATTCAACTGCTGATCGACATGCGAAACAAAGCGCGGGCCGATCGCGATTGGGCGCTATCCGACCAAATACGCGACCAGTTGGCTGCTTTGGGCATACAACTGAAAGACGGAAAAGAAGGTACTACCTTTACCTATTGA
- a CDS encoding nucleotidyltransferase family protein, whose translation MTTKDHILRTLKSNRAKLSQLGIRRVGLFGSYLRGEQSAKSDIDLLIDFEPEKENFDNFMAACDLLEYLFQNEKIEVVTENGLSPYIGPKILNEVQYV comes from the coding sequence ATGACGACAAAAGACCACATACTAAGGACATTAAAGTCGAATAGAGCAAAGTTATCGCAACTTGGCATTCGGCGTGTGGGCTTGTTTGGCTCGTATCTTCGAGGTGAGCAATCAGCAAAAAGCGATATCGACCTCCTTATCGATTTCGAGCCTGAAAAAGAGAATTTCGACAACTTCATGGCGGCTTGTGACCTGTTGGAATACCTGTTTCAAAATGAAAAAATTGAGGTGGTGACCGAAAATGGACTGAGTCCTTACATCGGTCCGAAAATCCTGAACGAGGTGCAGTATGTATAA
- a CDS encoding transketolase, which produces MKRNIQQLNTLAVQVRRDILRMVHAVNSGHPGGSLGCTEFFVALYQNLMDRKDGWDMDGRDEDVFFLSNGHISPVFYSVLARSGYFPVSELATFRHINSRLQGHPTTHEGLPGVRVASGSLGQGLSVAIGAAHAKKLNNDAHLVYSLHGDGELQEGQNWEAIMYASAKKIDNLIATVDLNGKQIDGSTDEVLHMGDLKAKFLAFDWDVVEIAKGNDIEAIITGMTDAKSRTGKGKPVCVLLHTEMGHGVDYMMHTHAWHGKAPNDAQLEAALSQNYCESESDY; this is translated from the coding sequence ATGAAACGCAACATTCAACAACTGAACACCCTGGCCGTCCAGGTGCGACGCGACATTCTCCGCATGGTACACGCGGTGAACTCGGGCCACCCTGGAGGTTCACTGGGGTGTACGGAATTCTTCGTCGCCCTTTACCAAAACCTGATGGACCGCAAGGACGGTTGGGATATGGACGGTCGTGACGAAGACGTTTTTTTCCTTTCGAACGGCCATATCTCGCCTGTTTTTTACAGCGTTTTGGCCCGGAGCGGCTACTTTCCGGTATCGGAACTGGCTACCTTCCGCCATATCAATTCGAGGCTGCAGGGCCACCCTACTACGCATGAAGGGTTACCAGGGGTGCGGGTCGCTTCTGGTTCACTCGGACAGGGACTTTCGGTGGCTATCGGAGCCGCACACGCCAAAAAACTGAACAACGATGCACACCTCGTGTATAGCCTGCACGGAGACGGCGAACTACAGGAAGGCCAAAACTGGGAAGCGATCATGTATGCGTCAGCGAAGAAAATCGACAACCTCATCGCCACGGTCGACCTCAACGGAAAACAGATCGACGGCAGCACGGATGAAGTGTTACACATGGGCGACCTGAAAGCGAAATTCCTGGCCTTCGATTGGGACGTAGTGGAAATTGCGAAAGGCAACGACATCGAGGCGATCATCACCGGAATGACCGACGCGAAATCACGCACCGGAAAAGGAAAACCGGTTTGCGTGCTGTTGCACACGGAGATGGGCCACGGCGTCGACTATATGATGCACACCCACGCCTGGCACGGAAAAGCACCGAACGACGCCCAACTGGAAGCGGCGCTGTCGCAGAACTATTGCGAGAGTGAAAGCGACTATTAG
- a CDS encoding DUF86 domain-containing protein has translation MYKDPTELLRHISDECHYLVSVTALIDYPTFLEDETLKRAVIRSLEVIGEATKKIPADQKLKWTSVPWKNMAGMRDRLIHDYIGVNYSIVWDVAKNKIPEIAHTISTILQE, from the coding sequence ATGTATAAAGATCCAACGGAGCTTCTACGCCACATTTCCGACGAATGCCACTACCTTGTTTCAGTGACAGCGCTAATCGATTATCCGACTTTTCTGGAAGATGAAACATTGAAGCGAGCCGTCATAAGAAGCCTCGAGGTTATTGGCGAAGCTACTAAGAAGATTCCAGCAGATCAAAAATTGAAGTGGACGTCCGTCCCCTGGAAAAATATGGCTGGCATGAGAGACCGTCTTATACACGATTATATAGGCGTGAATTATTCGATCGTCTGGGACGTCGCAAAAAATAAAATCCCCGAAATCGCCCATACAATCTCTACAATCCTTCAGGAATAA
- the folE gene encoding GTP cyclohydrolase I FolE: MSLPTDFDDHHHFTTSAVTPLREDAFDLTDEQKIESIRKDVENILLTLGLDLTDDSLKGTPNRVAKMFVKETFGGLHPNRKPKASTFENHYQYGEMLVEKNITVYSTCEHHLLPIVGRAHVAYISSGQVIGLSKINRIVDYYAKRPQVQERLTMQIVQELQAALGTEDVACIIDAKHLCVNSRGIRDIESSTVTSEFGGKFKDENVRKEFLEYIRLETKF; encoded by the coding sequence ATGAGTCTTCCTACCGATTTCGACGATCACCACCATTTTACTACAAGTGCAGTAACTCCGTTGCGTGAGGACGCCTTTGACCTGACCGATGAACAAAAAATAGAGAGCATCCGAAAGGATGTTGAAAATATCCTGCTTACACTAGGTCTCGACCTTACCGACGACAGCCTGAAAGGCACCCCGAACCGTGTGGCCAAAATGTTTGTTAAGGAAACGTTCGGCGGACTTCACCCTAACCGTAAACCCAAAGCCTCTACCTTCGAAAACCATTACCAATATGGCGAGATGCTGGTAGAGAAGAATATCACCGTTTACTCGACCTGCGAGCACCACCTCCTTCCGATCGTGGGCCGCGCGCATGTGGCGTATATTTCAAGCGGACAGGTGATTGGCCTGTCGAAAATCAACCGCATCGTCGACTACTACGCAAAACGCCCGCAGGTGCAGGAACGACTGACCATGCAAATCGTGCAGGAGTTGCAGGCAGCACTCGGCACAGAAGACGTGGCCTGTATCATCGACGCCAAGCACTTATGCGTGAATTCACGCGGTATCCGCGATATCGAAAGTAGTACTGTAACATCAGAATTTGGGGGGAAATTCAAAGACGAGAACGTCAGGAAGGAATTCCTCGAATACATCCGACTCGAAACGAAGTTCTAA
- the lgt gene encoding prolipoprotein diacylglyceryl transferase, with translation MLALNIISNPPQGIDLGIVMIRYYSLTWVAGFVMGYYIVKPMFKREGLSQEKLDSVFIWTAIGAFLGARLGQVFFYDWPYFQQHPLEILLPIRETSDGWKFTGFTGLASHGAAIAIIICMWYCSRKFLQKPLLWTLDRIVLGVTAGGIFIRIGNYFNSEIYGKVTSGDNWYAVKFIRESEFWDDKNPMQVTHAMSETKAYELIQNDPQYADILNAIPFRHPTQLYEAVSYVVVLGILLFLYWKTDARKKTGLIFGTFLILLWTVRFMVEFVKASQGGFENKLGNVLSTGQWLSIPFIIAGIVLVVRGMMRKQEAEA, from the coding sequence ATGCTTGCACTGAACATCATTTCCAATCCACCGCAAGGCATTGACCTTGGTATCGTCATGATCCGGTATTACAGCCTCACATGGGTGGCCGGGTTTGTAATGGGCTATTACATTGTCAAACCTATGTTCAAACGCGAAGGCCTTTCGCAGGAAAAACTCGACAGCGTTTTTATCTGGACTGCCATCGGCGCGTTTTTGGGTGCCCGCCTCGGACAGGTGTTCTTTTACGATTGGCCGTATTTCCAGCAACATCCGCTTGAGATATTGCTTCCGATACGGGAAACGTCGGATGGTTGGAAATTCACTGGTTTCACAGGGCTTGCGAGTCATGGTGCGGCTATCGCCATTATCATCTGTATGTGGTATTGCAGCCGGAAGTTCCTTCAAAAACCGTTGCTGTGGACGCTCGACCGGATCGTGTTGGGTGTGACGGCGGGTGGTATTTTCATTCGTATCGGTAACTACTTCAATTCGGAGATTTACGGAAAAGTGACCTCGGGCGATAACTGGTATGCGGTGAAATTCATCCGCGAAAGCGAATTCTGGGATGACAAAAACCCAATGCAGGTAACGCACGCGATGTCGGAAACCAAGGCGTACGAGCTCATACAGAACGATCCGCAGTATGCCGACATCCTCAATGCCATTCCGTTCCGCCACCCGACCCAATTGTATGAGGCCGTCAGCTATGTGGTGGTGCTGGGCATATTGTTGTTTTTGTATTGGAAGACAGACGCCCGTAAGAAAACCGGACTTATTTTCGGCACTTTCCTGATCCTGTTGTGGACGGTGCGGTTTATGGTGGAATTCGTAAAAGCCAGCCAGGGCGGGTTTGAAAACAAACTGGGCAATGTGCTGTCGACCGGACAGTGGCTGAGTATTCCGTTCATTATAGCCGGTATCGTTTTGGTGGTACGGGGGATGATGCGGAAGCAGGAGGCGGAAGCGTAA
- the yidD gene encoding membrane protein insertion efficiency factor YidD gives MTATRWQHLLIAPFVGLVRVYQWVLSPLLPSSCRFAPTCSSYMIGALQTHGLLKGLRLGIWRILRCHPWGGSGYDPVPPK, from the coding sequence ATGACCGCAACCCGATGGCAACACCTTTTGATCGCTCCGTTCGTCGGACTAGTACGGGTGTACCAATGGGTGCTGTCGCCGCTGCTGCCGTCGTCGTGCCGGTTTGCGCCCACCTGTTCTTCGTATATGATTGGGGCCTTGCAAACCCACGGACTGCTAAAAGGCCTGCGACTGGGCATTTGGCGGATTCTACGTTGCCATCCCTGGGGTGGATCGGGCTATGACCCGGTGCCACCGAAATAA